A single Choristoneura fumiferana chromosome 9, NRCan_CFum_1, whole genome shotgun sequence DNA region contains:
- the LOC141431235 gene encoding NAD-dependent protein deacylase Sirt4-like, which translates to MFTRFIPNHFKKLGRQIVYVPKHKPPEQRDFETLREFINRHQKILVLTGAGISTESGIPDYRSEEVGLYARSNHKPVQYQEFVKYPKVRQRYWARNFVGWPRFSSVEPNGSHLAINRLEKVGKVTAVVTQNVDRLHQKAGSEYVIELHGSGYIVKCLSCPYEIDRTELQEVMLRNNPAMESSFTMIRPDGDVELSKEQVDEFRVPLCPKCDGPLKPNIVFFGDNVPKVRVEQVRSQVASSDGVFVLGTSLTVYSSYRIILQAKEENKEVVLLNIGPTRADNIVDIKVSTKCGEILPKLCNSIDS; encoded by the exons ATGTTTACACGTTTTATTCCTAATCATTTTAAAAAACTTGGGAGACAGATCGTGTATGTCCCAAAACATAAACCACCTGAACAAAGAGATTTTGAAACCCTTCGAGAATTTATCAACAGGCATCAAAAAATCTTAGTTCTAACTGGCGCTGGAATTTCCACAGAATCTG GAATACCTGACTACAGATCAGAAGAAGTGGGATTATATGCACGCAGTAACCACAAGCCCGTTCAATACCAGGAATTTGTTAAGTATCCTAAAGTGAGACAAAGGTATTGGGCAAGGAACTTTGTGGGTTGGCCAAGGTTCAGCAGTGTGGAGCCAAATGGGTCACATTTAGCCATCAACAGATTAGAGAAG GTTGGAAAAGTAACAGCTGTAGTAACCCAGAATGTTGACCGCCTTCACCAAAAAGCTGGTTCAGAGTATGTGATAGAGCTACATGGATCAGGGTACATAGTAAAATGTCTGTCTTGCCCTTATGAAATTGACAGGACAGAGTTGCAAGAGGTGATGTTGAGAAACAACCCTGCTATGGAGAGCAGTTTCACTATGATCAGACCTGATGGTGATGTTGAGTTATCCAAA GAGCAAGTTGACGAATTTAGAGTGCCTCTGTGCCCTAAGTGTGATGGGCCTCTGAAGCCCAACATAGTATTCTTTGGAGACAATGTTCCTAAGGTCAGAGTTGAGCAAGTCAGGAGTCAAGTGGCAAGTAGTGATGGTGTGTTTGTACTAGGAACCAGTTTGACAGTTTACTCAAGCTATAGGATTATCCTACAAGCtaaagaagaaaacaaagaaGTTGTATTGTTGAACATAGGACCAACTAGAGCGGATAACATTGTAGATATCAAAGTGTCAACTAAATGTGGTGAAATATTACCAAAGTTATGCAACTCAATTGATAGCTGA